In Sinorhizobium mexicanum, one DNA window encodes the following:
- a CDS encoding chemotaxis protein CheW translates to MTTSSRPVARPVDWTAVRRRMAAAIEQTEALLETAQRDARPLDEQTSQSADDAFAGLSDEQAVGLVTFMLSDREFALEIRYVCEIVSKARVSPLPGMPPHACGVYDLRGHLLPVFDLCGLLELTRRAGAVNGWAIVCGRTQPEFLILSEAAPAILMLPPEKIGTAMPGPGNKAWYRGRTQAGTVILDGHILLNDRQFFLEDEQTIASDQAERTDIHESSTSE, encoded by the coding sequence ATGACGACATCCTCCCGGCCCGTCGCTCGTCCGGTCGACTGGACCGCCGTCAGAAGGCGTATGGCGGCAGCGATAGAGCAGACGGAAGCGCTTTTGGAGACGGCACAACGAGATGCGCGCCCGCTGGATGAGCAAACATCACAATCGGCTGACGATGCATTCGCCGGACTGAGTGACGAGCAGGCCGTAGGCCTTGTGACCTTCATGCTGTCGGATCGCGAGTTTGCCCTGGAAATTCGCTACGTTTGTGAAATCGTTTCGAAGGCACGCGTCAGTCCGCTTCCTGGTATGCCCCCGCATGCCTGTGGCGTCTATGATTTGCGGGGCCACTTGCTTCCCGTCTTCGACCTGTGCGGGCTGCTTGAACTCACCCGACGGGCTGGCGCGGTCAATGGGTGGGCGATCGTATGCGGACGAACGCAGCCTGAGTTCTTGATCCTGTCGGAGGCCGCCCCGGCAATATTGATGCTTCCGCCGGAGAAAATCGGCACGGCGATGCCCGGCCCCGGCAACAAGGCTTGGTATCGCGGAAGGACGCAGGCCGGGACGGTCATTCTGGACGGCCACATTCTATTGAACGACCGTCAGTTCTTTCTTGAGGACGAGCAGACCATCGCCAGCGACCAGGCGGAAAGGACCGATATCCATGAGTCCTCGACTAGCGAATAG
- a CDS encoding methyl-accepting chemotaxis protein — protein MSPRLANSLNGGLALAMLLLVAASALLAGFSFFALERVRADLAATSSLGKERVAYQTIHAAGGLERADGPARAAAAEELRGLISRNERLLASLVTGDETLGLEATTDPAALVQLERARQQWREQVRPALERAIADAPIDHAALDELDPKVRTFAARIDELIEQIEQTGIARLQRSQVLQLGFSALAVLILLHVLRVTRRLVRRTRALAGSAEKVAAGDLTQKASVEGTDELAILGDSFNAMTARLAGMIDSERSGRERLEELLAMISETAQHLSSSAAEILAGTTQQVEGMREQSSAVAQTVTSVDEVLQTSEQAAQRAQQVAASYDQAVKISNEGRRALDDTVQVMNTVSARTEAIAGGILSLAENSLEIGEIVSVVAEIADQTNLLALNAAIEASRAGEHGRGFSVVASEIRTLADQSKSATTRVRRILMEIQKATNAAVIGAEDGTKSVSRALETVSEAGETIRQLESIVADSARSVAQIAASAGQQKAGMKHIHDAMHYIEQASSQNLSAIRQAEEAAKDLNELGSRLKEMLADHGN, from the coding sequence ATGAGTCCTCGACTAGCGAATAGCCTCAATGGCGGATTGGCGTTGGCAATGCTGCTGTTGGTAGCCGCATCGGCCCTGCTTGCCGGGTTCAGCTTTTTTGCCCTGGAACGGGTTCGGGCCGATCTTGCGGCGACGTCCTCGCTGGGCAAAGAGCGTGTTGCCTACCAGACGATCCATGCAGCCGGAGGCTTGGAACGAGCAGATGGCCCCGCTCGCGCCGCCGCTGCCGAAGAGTTGCGCGGCCTCATAAGCCGCAACGAGCGGCTGCTTGCGAGTCTGGTCACTGGTGACGAAACTCTCGGGCTGGAAGCGACCACCGATCCTGCCGCCCTCGTGCAGCTTGAACGCGCCCGACAACAATGGCGCGAACAGGTGAGGCCCGCTTTGGAAAGAGCCATCGCCGATGCGCCGATCGATCACGCCGCATTGGATGAGCTCGACCCAAAGGTCAGAACCTTTGCCGCGCGAATAGACGAATTGATCGAGCAAATCGAGCAGACGGGAATCGCGCGGCTCCAGCGCTCACAGGTCTTGCAGCTTGGTTTTTCGGCTCTCGCGGTTCTGATACTCCTCCACGTGCTGCGCGTCACGCGCCGCCTCGTGCGGCGTACTCGCGCGCTCGCCGGCTCGGCAGAAAAGGTCGCTGCCGGCGACCTGACGCAGAAGGCCTCTGTGGAAGGCACCGACGAGCTCGCGATACTCGGGGACTCCTTCAATGCGATGACCGCAAGACTTGCCGGAATGATCGACAGTGAACGAAGCGGCAGGGAGAGGCTTGAAGAACTGCTCGCCATGATCTCGGAAACGGCGCAACACCTTTCATCGTCCGCCGCCGAGATCCTCGCCGGAACCACCCAACAGGTCGAAGGCATGCGTGAGCAATCGTCGGCCGTCGCCCAGACGGTTACGAGCGTCGACGAGGTACTACAGACGTCGGAGCAGGCAGCGCAGCGCGCGCAACAGGTTGCGGCCTCCTACGACCAGGCCGTCAAGATCAGCAATGAAGGCCGCCGGGCGTTGGACGACACGGTGCAGGTGATGAATACAGTGAGCGCCCGCACGGAAGCGATAGCCGGGGGTATTCTCTCGCTCGCGGAAAACAGTCTGGAAATCGGTGAGATAGTCTCGGTCGTCGCCGAGATCGCAGACCAGACGAACCTGTTGGCGCTGAATGCGGCCATCGAGGCTTCGCGCGCCGGCGAGCACGGAAGAGGTTTCAGTGTCGTCGCCAGTGAGATCAGGACACTTGCAGACCAGTCGAAGTCCGCGACCACCCGGGTCCGTCGAATTCTGATGGAGATCCAGAAAGCGACAAATGCGGCGGTCATTGGCGCCGAGGATGGGACGAAGAGCGTCAGTCGCGCCCTCGAGACGGTAAGCGAAGCGGGCGAAACGATCCGGCAACTGGAGTCGATCGTTGCCGACTCGGCGCGCTCGGTCGCCCAGATCGCCGCTTCCGCGGGCCAGCAAAAGGCGGGCATGAAGCACATTCACGACGCGATGCATTACATCGAGCAGGCGAGCAGCCAGAATCTATCCGCAATCCGCCAAGCGGAAGAGGCCGCGAAAGATCTGAACGAGCTGGGCTCGAGGCTGAAGGAAATGCTCGCTGACCACGGCAACTGA
- a CDS encoding LuxR C-terminal-related transcriptional regulator has translation MNASRVALIADDDEFFRIALGFILKSKLHFTEIIETGSLDEAIERLSERADISLALFDLAMPGMQSIASLAAVRDIHPDLKVVVVSASSRRSDILSALTAGINGYVPKGLGASDVADAIGAILNGAVYVPPSIAGRASPSEEAEVPQASRGHQDGRAHRTIELLTPRQREVLLLLVQGFSNKEIARKLKLGEGTVKIHMAALFRSLRVRNRQEAAAAGARLLPMTES, from the coding sequence ATGAACGCCTCACGCGTCGCACTTATTGCCGATGATGATGAATTCTTCCGGATCGCCCTTGGCTTCATCCTGAAGAGCAAACTGCACTTCACGGAGATCATTGAAACCGGGTCGCTCGATGAAGCGATTGAAAGGCTCAGTGAGCGAGCGGACATATCGCTGGCGTTGTTCGATTTGGCGATGCCCGGCATGCAAAGCATAGCCAGCCTTGCAGCCGTGCGCGACATCCACCCGGATCTAAAGGTCGTCGTCGTCTCGGCATCATCGCGCCGGTCGGATATCTTGTCTGCCCTCACTGCCGGGATAAACGGCTATGTGCCAAAGGGCCTCGGCGCAAGCGATGTTGCCGATGCAATCGGCGCGATTCTGAACGGCGCTGTCTACGTACCCCCGTCCATAGCGGGTCGCGCCTCTCCTTCCGAAGAGGCAGAGGTGCCCCAGGCCTCCCGGGGACACCAGGACGGACGCGCCCATCGCACGATCGAACTCCTTACCCCAAGGCAGCGAGAGGTCCTCCTCCTCCTCGTGCAGGGTTTTTCGAACAAGGAAATCGCCCGCAAGCTGAAACTCGGCGAAGGCACCGTGAAGATCCACATGGCAGCACTCTTCCGTAGTCTGCGGGTAAGAAACCGCCAGGAGGCGGCCGCCGCAGGGGCCCGCCTGTTACCCATGACCGAAAGTTAG
- a CDS encoding CheR family methyltransferase, with protein sequence MTVHAQSSNLAEQVACRLGLSFPASRKEVVASSIARLMVLRDIGDSRSFLDRLSLDEDLTDDAIAAITVGETHFFRGPDQFQLIRQTILPELRRRRSDGSRVRIWSLGCATGEEPYSLAILCDVEGLLEDVRISAADISRRALVTAKAAEYGEWSLRNTDHKLRKRYFTPCEERFRLHERLRRKVEFAHLSLGADELPAPERDLAGFDLILCRNVLVYLDAIAVRRIARQLHACLADGGWLLTAPTDPPLWKCAPFETSLTAAGVVYRRMIAQHATRSPTSCAPPVQGRPHKPVSQLPPAQVCVDDQRRAPGDETLKAIARQIRSHFDLGETREAARLAVQATESHPLSAELHFLQGLSQMANEDNDAAAAALRRVVYLDSTLAAAQFFLGVCLKNSDSQAALRSFENVRLICISRPPHERVALMSEATAGELAQRARREIGNIRRSSGSEVL encoded by the coding sequence GTGACAGTGCATGCGCAGTCATCAAACCTCGCTGAACAGGTAGCCTGCAGGCTCGGCCTCAGCTTTCCAGCATCCCGAAAAGAGGTCGTCGCGTCATCGATCGCGCGGCTCATGGTGCTGCGCGACATTGGCGACAGCCGGTCGTTTCTCGACCGGCTGTCGCTGGACGAGGATTTGACCGACGATGCGATCGCAGCGATCACGGTCGGCGAAACGCATTTCTTTCGAGGTCCGGATCAATTCCAGCTCATAAGGCAGACGATCCTCCCCGAACTGCGGCGACGGCGGTCCGACGGCTCTCGTGTCCGGATCTGGAGCCTCGGCTGTGCAACGGGTGAGGAACCTTACTCCCTTGCGATTCTGTGTGACGTGGAAGGTCTCTTGGAGGATGTAAGAATAAGCGCAGCCGACATCTCCAGAAGGGCGCTCGTCACCGCGAAGGCCGCCGAGTATGGCGAATGGTCCCTGAGGAATACCGATCACAAGCTAAGGAAGCGCTATTTCACCCCTTGCGAGGAACGTTTTCGCCTGCACGAAAGACTGCGCCGGAAGGTCGAGTTCGCTCACCTGAGCCTTGGTGCAGACGAACTTCCGGCACCCGAAAGAGACCTGGCTGGCTTCGATTTAATCCTCTGCCGCAACGTCCTGGTCTATCTCGACGCAATCGCAGTGCGTCGGATTGCGCGCCAGCTACACGCCTGCCTCGCCGATGGAGGCTGGCTACTGACGGCGCCGACCGATCCGCCCCTATGGAAGTGTGCCCCGTTTGAAACTTCGCTCACGGCGGCGGGCGTTGTCTATCGGCGCATGATAGCCCAGCACGCTACCAGGAGCCCCACTTCATGCGCGCCCCCCGTGCAAGGCCGACCCCATAAACCTGTTTCGCAGTTACCGCCCGCTCAAGTCTGTGTTGACGACCAGCGACGAGCGCCCGGCGACGAAACCCTGAAGGCCATTGCCCGGCAAATCCGCTCGCATTTCGATCTGGGTGAGACTCGCGAAGCCGCGCGGCTTGCTGTGCAAGCGACTGAAAGCCACCCGCTCTCAGCAGAGCTACATTTCCTTCAGGGGCTCTCTCAGATGGCCAACGAAGACAACGACGCGGCTGCCGCGGCGCTGCGACGCGTGGTTTATCTGGACAGCACACTAGCAGCCGCGCAATTCTTTCTCGGTGTCTGTCTCAAAAACAGCGACTCGCAAGCGGCCCTGCGTAGCTTCGAAAACGTGCGCCTGATTTGCATCTCTCGTCCGCCGCACGAACGCGTCGCCCTGATGTCCGAGGCGACGGCTGGAGAACTCGCGCAGCGTGCGCGGCGGGAAATCGGCAACATCCGGCGAAGTTCAGGGAGCGAAGTCCTATGA